The genome window tcaaggggatgggtcaaatgcagaggacaaatttcaccacacctagtgtgtgtgacaatcattggtactttaacttaactttaactttccacatacaaactgtagcacacaaaaaagcacatttaataaaaaaaaacgttattatggtcttaccttacttataaatgaagtccatgcgccgctccttctgaacaaaagcatcgataacttgtttatagaagtcttccttatctttcttcagttttaaagtctctctgtctcgatggagatcttcctttaattattacctcctgcttcgattgaaagtccagtttagaaaactgttttattttagatatgtaatcctccatgttaaaagtccaggcgagaggaaaaaataaacgatcgctgctaactgtagcttgttgtcacttattctgcagccgagtagttgcaagaatgatccctgggatcactagcgccctctaccaccatgaggcgggatcactgcgagcctcacccagtgcgtcttcgcagccgttttatgattgctcagcacaagaaatacttacacacatacagttgttgacaaaatacactgtacattatatacctcagctaactaaactatggaaatgtataatataattcatatagcaatacggtctcactgcacagcaggccagcagttagccgagtcattgcgcaatccatggtgaggctcaactggctgctgactcaccgcaagtctcttctcagtatttgaacggcaaatgtgaaaattcagcgattttgaataaaaataatctaaaactggtgaagttaaatggaaaataactttatagtataatcactggatacatataacaattacatttttttttttctttttacattttttttctttccatgatggcacgtgagccccccctcacctgcctcccctgactgcacgtcactgtttttttgtgaccaacaagtatgtgctccaatcactctatcacaaaaaaataagagttgtagaaattattggaaactcaagatagcATGAcacgatgttctttacaagtgtatgtaaacttttaaatcacgactgtatgtatttaattccaattataattaacGAGACATTaaagtaaatatttaaatatgtatttatataattttgtcccattttgaCCCTCCATACTAATAATAGCTTGTGCAGCACAGAGGGTCTGCTATGATAACGATCCAAGCTGTGTACTTTAATCTTTAGCTTCAGACAAACTGAGGACGAGGGGGCAGAGGACAGGACTTACAAAAGTTTGAAGCCTGAGGGATTTACAGTTTCATTACAAATGCTGATAAATTAAGTTTGAAGTGGAAGGATGCGCGGTGAGGTTCTGGAGGAACAGCAACACATAGGCAACACGAGTCCTGCAGCCGGCCAGCTGTGCTGCACGGTTAACTGGAGGAATGAAGACGATATGAATGGCTTCCCCTGTGTGACAATGGCTGCAGCTGGTCAGAGGTCCTTACTATGTCCAggcacaactgtgtgtgtgtgtgtgtgtgtgtgcgcgcgcgctgaAAAATTACGTAGGAATGTAGGAGGATACTTTCCAAAGACAAATATATTTCAAGAGGCTCTTTCAATCGTCAGCCTTGAAAGAAATCCCATCAAAAGGAAGGACCACAGCGTTGCACTAGATTAAACACATGAAAGCCTCTTACAAAGGTTTGATCCTCTTTGGCCGAGATGAGACGACACAGCCTTTTTActgcgagaaaaaaaaaaaaaagaagaagcaggGGCCTCATTTCTAGAAGGTTGCTgcagacaaaaaaaaagttgcgtcaATTGTGGTGATATGTACGCAACTTTCACCACTAATGTTGGTTTTTATAGAAAACAATTATTTACGCACCTTTTTGACTTGTTTCTCGGACACGGAATCCTGATGACCGTTGGTGTCACCACCAAAAATCTCATACTCACATGAAAAAGgcacacaacacatttatttcaggatgtactgtatatgcagtatatataggTATCCGGATAGATTGCAAACGTATTTGTGAGTAACTTCATATGAACAGATGCAGCTGTATTgatgtagttatattgtacattgtggcaaatgcaagaaacacagcgttgtttctttgaggtctttattgtaagactgccaacataagaatacacaataaaacacaatacgcacttttatagtgtgcccaagaaggtacataaaaccacacccattctgctgagtgtgagcaccCAGGcagcaagttatggggaaaaagaaaACCTGTCAGGGGGCCTCACTCGCCTGCCGTAACGGCTACAATGTCCATCCCGCGAAGCGGGTGTGCCTTGTGGAGCAGAACAAACATCAGGGTCCGGGAGAGGCGAAAGACATTCAACCCGAACAGATTTTGGGGGGCGACCTCGGCGGGGGACTTGGCCCGGCAGTATCTCTTCACCTGCAACACAATGCGCCGGTTTAAGTCTGTCCAGAGAAACGCATTCCCTGCGCCCGCCCATATCCAGCACAAAGTTTTTAGGACCGCGTTCCAGCACCCTAAATGGGCCATTGTAAGGCGGTTGGAGGGGCGAACGGTGGGCGTCGTGACGTACGAAGACAAAACGGGCAGATTTAAGCTCCGATGGCACAAACGACTTAGGGAAACAGTGGTGAATCGGGCCGGGAGCCAAGGACCCCCTCGACAAAAAGGGAAACGGTCGCGGGGTACAaccctcaggtaaaaattcccccgGAACGCGTAGTGGCTGACCGAAAACCAATTCAGCGGGGGCCGCTGCAAGATCCTCTTTAGGGGCTGAGCGCAACCCGAGCATAACCCAAGGTAAACGGTCAATCTAATTGCTATCAACGAGCGCCGCACGCAAAGCCGCCTTAAGCGACCGGTGAAAACGTTCACATAAGGCGTTAGCTTGGGGATGGTAGGCTGTAGTACGGTGCACCTGCACACCCAAGGACTGGGCCAACGCTGACCAAAGCTCTGACACAAACTGGGATCCCCTGTCCGAGGGGATATCAGACGGCGTGCCAAAACGCGCAACCCAGGCTGACAGAAACGCGCGAGCAACGTCTACCGAGGCAGTGGAGGAAAGAGGAACTGCTTCCAGCCATCTGGTGGTACGATCTACCATCGTTAGCAAATGTGTATAACCCTGCGACGGAGGGAGGGGGCCAACTAAGTCTACATGCACGTGGTCAAACCGCCTGACCGGAATCGGAAATGGTTCGAGggccgcctttgtgtgccggtggaccttggcgcgctgacatgccacgcatgcggttgcccactgcctaacatccttcctaaggccaggccaaacaaacttggcaccaacCAACTTGACGGAAGCCCGAACGCCAGGGTGCGACAGGGAGTGTATTGCGTCAAAAACCCGGCGCGCCAGTCTACCGGGACAACCGGCCGAGGGCGGCCAGTGGAAACATCGCAGAGGAGGGCGGGACCGCCATCCTGAACTACCACCTCCTCGAGCACTAGCGCTGTACCGTCAGTTTTGAGTGCACGGATGTCGGGGTCATCGGGCTGGTCAGCGGCCATTCCCGAAAAATCTAAACCGAGCTGCACGGGACACACGAGTACGCGTGAGAGACAGTCAGCCACAGGGTTGGCCTTACCGGCCACATGCtgaatgtccgtagtgaactctgagatggccgacaagtgacgctgctgacgggctgaccaaggctctgtgacctttgacatggcaaacgtcaggggtttgtggtcaacaaaagccgtgaaggaccgaccttccaacagaaaacgaaaattgcgtgttgcaagatacagtgccaacaactctcagtcaaatacactgtacttccgctcgttatctcgcagtttacgactgaagaacgcaaggggctgccatacattcgccacccgctgctccaccacagcgcccacggcgacatcagacgcgtccgttgtcaaagccacgggcgccgcggaaacagggtgggcgaggagagcagcctctgcgagcgcggatttagccctatgaaaagcttggactcgctgaggagaccattcgagggaatcgcttgcctttttgttccgtagggcaccataaacaggctgcaggaggtgggcagcgagaggaaggaaccgattataaaaattaatcatgcccaaaaattcctgcagagctttgacagtggaggggcaaggaaaatctgccaccacttgcacttttgaaggcaaagggatcgcacccagcgacgaaatacggtgacctaaaaaatcaatctctgacagcccaaactgacatttagaaggattgacgatcaggcctgctcgtcaagacgtgtgaacacctgtgttaggtgtgactggtgctcctcggctgaaggactcgccaccaaaatgtcgtccagataaacaaacacaaaattgaggccgcgcaaaactgagtccattaatctctgaaaggtttgtgctgcccccttcaggccaaaaggcatacgcagGAACTCAAAAATCCCAAAGGGGTTATTACTGCGGTCTTGGGCACGTCCTCGGCACGCACCGGCACCTGGTGATAACCACGAACTAAGTCTACCTTCGAGAAAATGGCTGCGCCAGCCAGGCGCGCCGAAAAGTCCTGGATGTGCGGAATAGGGTAGCGATCGTGcgttgtgatgttgttaaggcggcgaaaATCCCCACAAGGCCGCCAGGAACCGTCTGACTTGGGCACCATGTGCAAGGGCGAGGCCCACGGGCTATTAGAACGCCTAACGATGCCTAAACGCTCCATAGTAGCAAACTCCTCTTTAGCAATGGTCGATTTAGCCGCGTCAAAACGGCGCGCGCGCAAAAACTGGCGGGCCCACCGTGGGAATGAAATGTTCGACACCGTGCTTAGTGTCCGCGGTGGAAAAAGCGGGAGTGATTAATGACGGAAAATCCGCCAGCAAACGCTGAAAAACGTCACCAGTGCCAAATAATTAGCGTGTGTTAACGGTCCAAGTCCCCCCGCCTTACATGTAAAAGTTGAAAAAGACACAGCATCAATCAATCGGCGGTTAGCAACATCAACAAGCAGTCCATTAGCACACAGAAAATCCGCGCCAATAATGGGAACCGTGATGGCGGCGATGATAAAGTCCCACTGGAATTTGCGTCCATGAAAGCACACAGTCACCAACCTGGAGCCGAAAGTGTCGATCGACGAGCCGTTGGCAGCATTCAGCAGCGGCCCGCAGCCACCTGTCGCCCTGTCCGCGTCCGTGGCAGGTAACAGGCTGACTTGCGAACCGGAGTCCACCAGGAAACGTCTCCTTGACGACAAGTCAGCGATGAAGAGCAGCTCACTTGCTTCGCCGGCGCCCACAGCTGCTACTGAACGCTGGCGTTGGAGTTTCCCGGGGCCGTGAAGGAGCATGGAGGGACACACCGTCGAGCTTTGGcgccaaaacgttgatggaagaagcactggctcgcttcgcgccttttccgggtagcgactcccgccactaccgctgggtccgcgttctccatcgtctgcagagggggcgcttctacgctctgcacggcaaaccgtctggaagccagaagcacccggtcagcttcttcagccaagccccggtagtcgccggaggccagagaagcggagttagccaacaccgcacgggccgcagggggtagctgccgcaagaaaagatgcgggaaaatgaacccgccctcctcggagcccagcagcgacagcatactgtccattagatccaaggcggtgctatcgcccaaaccgggcagggaaagaagtttatctgccctctcagcgtcagttagagtaaatctccgaagcagaagattcttgagtgcctcgatgtgctggaaccatgatgccgggtcgctctgccagaactccggaagctttgtccccgcgggggatgcaggttgctggagttggggcgacatggccgatgaagacacagcttcctcttctgtgtgaaacattgtcggggtcaccaatgtggcaaatgcaagaaacacagcgttgtttctttgaggtctttattgtaagactgccaacataagaatacacaataaaacacaatatgcacttttatagtgtgcccaagaaggtacataaaaccacacccattctgctgagtgtgagcatggtcctagtgcccgccacaacATAACATTATAATGTGATGGGTCATTGAAGTATCGtttattttgatcatatttacTTGAATGACAGCAATGTATAAACATTTATGTTTATAATATTTTGTGTGTGGCAAAAcagtgaaattaaaaaaaaataaaaaaaatatttggttaGATAAACTCATGTTATAAAATTAgggaaataattacatttaacttttttcaatacatttagaccaggggtgtcaaacgtatggcccggttttatccggcccgcgggatgaggtTTGCTaactataaaaatgagccgacattttttaatgaaagaaaccgctgttctaaatgtgtcctctagatgtcgcaatagcaattatttacatgtttgtagatgatgctacatatgtaaaaaaattaaaataaaacatgatttgagtgaaccagtcgaggaaaatgattagactatataaataacatcctgtaatttgattttgatattattttttttatcttgatagattgaaaattaacaccaatgagttgactgatgaacatcatcacataatgtattcagaaagtataaataacgacaaataaagatagaatactattaaccgcagcatgtaagtgtaaaaaacaacaacattatgttttgtatattttcagaatgtgcttgttctatttttaaacaaagaaaacaatctgaagttgtctttatttttaagttgtcatgccgtgattttaccagtccggcccacttgggagtagacttttctccatgtggcccccgatctaaaatgagtttgacacccctgatttagactgtAGGCGTTTCTAACATAGTTGGAGTTGGATCTCACTTAGGATATATCAAgaatattttcattattattaccactctaatatatatttttaagatcAATAGcagtggaaaaaaaacatttattgtgccaataatatccatccatcaatcctttttctaccgcttattcccttaatATATTGACATAATTTTGCTTTAATTATCGCTCACGATGACTACTTGTGTGCATTacttgacaaaataaatacatatcaaatataaaatactttattttgaaaaagaaTTGGCAAACAGAATGCCAAAATGTGAACATGTTTTGTTCATCTCAGCAACAGCTTCAGTCACGGTAGAGCtgaccttgttcacactgcaggtcaattccgatttttttgcccATGTGCGACCTGTATCAAATTTTTTCACGTCTgcgtgaacagtgcaattccaatTTTTTCCTAATCGACCCAGGCCTATTTCGTATGTGAATATATACATCGGATATATATGTGATGtgtcctcaatgtgaacgctaCAGCGTCCAGGTCGCATTCATCTGACCATGTCATCAAATAGCGACAAGTGTCATAATTATTTACCAAAATAGACGGAGAAGAAAACAGGTAAAAATAAAaggttttaggaactcacgtgaaCGTTTTACCACTCCTGTCTgcgactgctcgcccacagacaCACTCTTCAAGCAGACATCAATGCATTATAGCGTAAtataatgcaatatatatatatatatatatatatatatatatatatatatatatatatatatatatatatatatatatatgtatatatatatatatatatattagtttttgtattatatatttattatatatatatatatatatatatatatatatatatatatatatatatatatatatatatatatattttattacatacatatttatatatgtgtatatatatatatatttttacattatatacatatatatatatatatatatatatatatatatatatatatatatatatatatatatatatatatatatatatattgttaaattatatatatatatgtaaatatatatatatatataatttatatataatatatataaaatgcaaTATAATGTAAACctgccagagccaaaaaaaatgtacctcttccttcttaatcttcgaTGCGCAATAATTCGGTTCAGAAAATATTGACTTTGATTACAAAATATCTTTGATATTGATACAAATGCGACAGTACTGAGACAGACGAGAGTGGGAgtcatgtttacttctgtaaacactgcagtgcgtgtGACATCCTTTCCAACCTTACCCTTtctatcctttgtaactgagctcctgtgtggaacaatttcctttgtggatcaataaagtttgtctaagtctaagtcatgaGCGCATGAAAGAAGAAAGAAATCGCCACTAAAAAAAAGGAtttgagaaaaaaattaaaattggacatccgaccctgcagtgtaaacgtagcatAAGACTGGTCAAATTCAaattcttattattttttttaaattaaatatgacgTTACGTAGCCgtccaaactagggttgtacggtataccggtattagtatagtaccgagatactaatgaatcattatcggtactataccgcctctgaaaagtactggtccggactttgaatatgaccaatgtatgatcctgtaacgacttggtatcggattatacccaaatttgtggtatcatccaaaactaatgtaaagtatcaaacaacagacgaataagtgattatttctttttaacagaagtgtagacagaacatgttaaaagagaaagtaagcagatattaacagtaaatgaacaagtagattaataataaattttttaccacttgtccttaataatattgacaaaaataatagtatgttactacatatgtcagcagactaattaggagcctttgtttgcttacttactaataaaagacaagatgtgttgtatgttcactattttatttaaggacaaacttgcaataataaacatatgtttaatgtaccctaagatttgttgttaaaataaagccaataatgacattttttgtggtcccctttatttataaaagtaccgaaaattatctaaatcattttggtaccggtaccaaaatattggtatcgggacgacaCTAGTCCAAACATAACATCCTTACGTTGCTCGACGAAATAAACAACAATCTGaaaatattgcttttttttttggagccGCCATGTCTGTCTTCATGAGCTACTGTAATTAGCATGACCATTTATGGGTGACTGGGAGAAAACAATGGGGTGAAACTATCCTGCGCACAGTAAGTTTGAATTATATTGAGAAGAGTTGCGTACATGTGCGTGAATCTGAATCTTTTTGAGCATGCGTACATTCCGAGGCGTGTTCTTCCTCAATGTTCTACATCCATGCACACTTTTCTAAACGAGGCCCCTGGTGCTTTCATGGACGGACGCCGAGGAAGGCACTGCGATTTTCTTAAAAGTTTTATTCATAGACTTATAACCTGCAAAAATATGTCCACTATATTGCATTCACACAGTCCACTATCAACCTACATTGAGACATTAATCTTCCCGCATCAGTCACAGCTACTACTCAAATAAATACTTTACAGAAAGACAATGCAGACTTTTTACAATGGAGGTCTGTTCACGAATGATATGTGCATGCTAAATGTTAAATGCATGCTAAACATATACATAAGTTTAAAAATGGGGGGGGAAACCATCACACACACTTGGACATGTCTATCTAATATTCATTTCCCTTTAAGAATAGAAACTCCCTTTATTGATGACAGGAtaccactaaaaaaaaaaaaaaagcatcattTTTTTCTCAgaggtatatttttttttaaaaaaggcacaATATTCAGTGCCAGGTAGTTCTTGGTGTCCATATAAATGGTTCTCATTGATTTCAGGTCCTCATACTTTAAAGTCTTAGAACCCTTGAATCCAAAATGGCGGCATCACCATGTTGGAATAGTGTCCAAGCGAAGGGCTAGAACTCTGTCGCTTCTTCGAACTGCTTGTAGTAGTCGTCTTCCTGGGGGTTGTGGCGACACTTCTGTCCGTTGTTGGGCGGCCTGGCCTGGTTGTAGCGACTCCAGTCCCCCTTGCATATGATCCAGGGCAAGATGTCCACCTTGTAGTGCAGGTCGGCCGAGAACTCGGTGCTGATGAGATTGGGCGTCCCCGCTCCTTTGCCGCGCGTGATGAGCTTCATGCCGTCGTCGTAGCAACAGTGCTGCGCGGCCAGCGTGGTGGACTCCAGCGTCAGCATGGAGCGGATGCAGTATCGCGCCGTGGGCTTGTAGATCTCCAGCTTCTCCTTCGGCCCGCTGGCGTCTTTCCAGCGGAAATTTCTGCGCGAGGCGGCGTCGTGCACGTTAGCCGTGCTGTACGCCACCTCCGTCGGGTACGAGCAAGGGCAGCTCGGGAGGTCGTTGGCCACTTTGCTCATGTATTTCTTCAAAAAGTCGCTCTTGCAATTCATCCATCGCTCGCAGCTGTCTGTGTCTAGAAGATACAAAGAcactgtaaaacaaaaaaatactccCATCTTGTTTTAATTGTAGAGGATGCATGGAATTATGTTTGTCTTTGACAGCACCGGAACATTCCAGGCACTGAACTTACCAACGCCGAAGAGCTCAGTGGCATTGAAATCATCTGTTCCGGCCAGCAGGCTCACTTCTGTGGCTGCGGTCTTGAAGGCATCTTCAATACCTTTGGACAGAAAGTATttggaatgtttttgtgaccaacaagtatgtgctccaattagagatgtccgataatatcggcctgccaatattatcggccgataaatgcgttaaaatgtaatatcggaaattatcggtatctgtttttttattatcagtatcgttttttttttttttttttttaaattaaatcaacataaaaaacacaagatacacttacaattagtgcacccatcaacccaaaaaacctccctcccccatttacactcattcacacaaaagggttgtttctttctgttattaatattctggttcctacatatattgatactgtatatcaatatataacaatacagtctgcaagggatacagtccgtaagcacacatgattgtgcgtgctgctggtccactaatagtactaacctttaacagttaattatacacattttcattaattactagtttctatgtaactgtttttatattgttttactttcttttttattcaagaaaatgtttttaatttatttatcttattttattttatgaattttttttaaaaagtaccttatcttcaccatacctggttgtccaaattaggcataataatgtgttaattccacgactgtatactgtatatcggttgatatcggtaattaaagagttggacaatatcggaatatcagcaaaaagccattatcggacatccctagctccaatcactctatcacaaaaaataagatttATTGGAAACACAagccagccatgacattatgttctttacaagtgtatgtcaacttttgaccacgactgtaggtgcTAATCTGATTTAGTGTGTCAAGTATCATGGCTGTAGAAGTGTGCTGCACCTTTCAGGGAAGTGTAGATAATAGTAAggtaaccaaaatattagtaaGTGTTCCTAATATAATGGTGCAGAACTTCATTGCATTTTTGATACAGCCTTTGTTTTGGATCTCATTAGACTTAATGAAGTAGTGAAGCATTTATTTACCTGGACAGTTTGGCATATCACAGGTTCTGGACTCAGTGGCGGTACAGGCGTAGCCACAAGACCTGGTTCTCTTCTGGTTGCCGTTTCCACAGGTGACGCTGCACAGAGACCAGTTACTCCAGTCCCCCTCTCCATCCATGTAGTCTGATGCCGAGAGAAAGAGACGAGAGCGCTGAAGTCGGGCCACAAGCTGAACATCCTCAGTCCTTACAGCATGCCTGACGAATAATAAGTAGGGGCGGCAAAGTAGTCGTGTTCTGTGCACACATGTCTTGTACAGGCTCACACTGGATTGTTAAACAAATAACTCCAAGGCACCGGGTATGTGTCTTCAGTCAGTGAGTCAAGTAACAAGGATGACTTTGGCAAACTCCACCAATGATTCAAGACATTTAGCGTGGAGCGCAATTTATCTGTGATTCGTCGGATCGAAAATGGGAAGTGAATTGGCAAGAAATCCTCTTTAAGTCCAATTATCGCTGAGCGCACGGCGGTAATGGCCATACATGGAAACAGTTACACTTGGCGCTACAACTGCCTAAGTCCATCTGCACGACCGCATGCAAACACAGATCTCCCTGACACACACGTCTTGAAAGCGGTGCTCCTTCAATGAGGAAAATTAATGTGGGCATGTTGGGATGGAAGTATTTCTGGCCAGAGTCCAAGCCCTCTTTTACAGCCCCCCCCTCCTGACCATCTGCCCCGCATTACCAACAGATAGACACCCAACGCCCCTTCTCTAGCCCTCCAATAAGATATCATGAGCAAAAAGTGTGAGCTAAAACTTTCTAATGCTGATGTATTAACTTGTTGATCGATTCGCCTCGAGACATCTGCTGAGGCACCCTTGTGCAAGGCACAGAGCCTTGCTTTTGTGTGCAGACCTCCAAGGTTATGCATTATAGTAAGTAAAGGCTTGACACTAAAAGTCAAGTTTGTTTGACTGGTGGGAGCGCTATGAGTGGGGTGTTCTTTGACGGCCCCAGCATGGTTAGCAAAGAACACGACTGGTGCGTGATTAATGATAACCTCCGCTGTGAATTATTGAAATAcccagggctgcaacgattaatcgattaaatcaggggtgtcaaactcattttagctcaggggccgcatggaggaaaatctattcccaagtgggccgtaatggtaaaatcacggcatgataatttacaaataaagacaactcgGTACGGCAaaatggtacggcagctgcaccgctgcagacagggagaggctccagagagtggtaaaggcagtacagcggatcatcggctgccctctcccctccctgacagacatttacacctcccgctgcctcagcagagctaccaacattatcaaggacagcTCACACCCTGGCTTTCATctgtttgacctgctgccctcaggaaggcgctacagggtcatcaggtctaagacaaacagactcaagaacagtttttgccctaaagccataaccacggtgaactctcataggcactgattttatagtttagcacctttttgtgtgcaatttttactttccacccacattctgaatgcttctgtatatactgtatgtatatagtataatatttaaacaacagggctggactgtgcaccttacctccttttgcactatttttatcagggatgtccgataatggctttttgccgatatccgatattccgatattgtccaactctttaattaccgataccgatatcaaccgatgccgatatatacagtcgtggaattaacacattattatgcctaatttggacaaccaggtatggtgaagataagg of Entelurus aequoreus isolate RoL-2023_Sb linkage group LG09, RoL_Eaeq_v1.1, whole genome shotgun sequence contains these proteins:
- the LOC133656821 gene encoding uncharacterized protein LOC133656821, translating into MFHTEEEAVSSSAMSPQLQQPASPAGTKLPEFWQSDPASWFQHIEALKNLLLRRFTLTDAERADKLLSLPGLGDSTALDLMDSMLSLLGSEEGGFIFPHLFLRQLPPAARAVLANSASLASGDYRGLAEEADRVLLASRRFAVQSVEAPPLQTMENADPAVVAGVATRKRREASQCFFHQRFGAKARRCVPPCSFTAPGNSNASVQ
- the ism1 gene encoding isthmin-1 isoform X1; the protein is MARLAAELLLLLGLLLLTLHITVLRSSALPPANVSLSLDHSEQNIIHAKSSSSGQLTPEGSWRSSPERRFAHRSAALPWTQGTASNVHKDGPGAFLLDLHNFPDLSKADINGQNPNIQVTIEVVDGLEAHEPEKGHRKESKPNWASTNWRNWWPRTSSTSSSTTHQAAEHDRSYGDNGEDSNFLRPPVDWDRRGGTGERGKPQMEYDYMDGEGDWSNWSLCSVTCGNGNQKRTRSCGYACTATESRTCDMPNCPGIEDAFKTAATEVSLLAGTDDFNATELFGVDTDSCERWMNCKSDFLKKYMSKVANDLPSCPCSYPTEVAYSTANVHDAASRRNFRWKDASGPKEKLEIYKPTARYCIRSMLTLESTTLAAQHCCYDDGMKLITRGKGAGTPNLISTEFSADLHYKVDILPWIICKGDWSRYNQARPPNNGQKCRHNPQEDDYYKQFEEATEF
- the ism1 gene encoding isthmin-1 isoform X4, yielding MMSSLFNPVVARQSAWRHHTPDTLFHVHRSCCSFRPQNIIHAKSSSSGQLTPEGSWRSSPERRFAHRSAALPWTQGTASNVHKDGPGAFLLDLHNFPDLSKADINGQNPNIQVTIEVVDGLEAHEPEKGHRKESKPNWASTNWRNWWPRTSSTSSSTTHQAAEHDRSYGDNGEDSNFLRPPVDWDRRGGTGERGKPQMEYDYMDGEGDWSNWSLCSVTCGNGNQKRTRSCGYACTATESRTCDMPNCPGIEDAFKTAATEVSLLAGTDDFNATELFGVDTDSCERWMNCKSDFLKKYMSKVANDLPSCPCSYPTEVAYSTANVHDAASRRNFRWKDASGPKEKLEIYKPTARYCIRSMLTLESTTLAAQHCCYDDGMKLITRGKGAGTPNLISTEFSADLHYKVDILPWIICKGDWSRYNQARPPNNGQKCRHNPQEDDYYKQFEEATEF
- the ism1 gene encoding isthmin-1 isoform X2, coding for MARLAAELLLLLGLLLLTLHITVLRSSALPPANVSLSLDHSENIIHAKSSSSGQLTPEGSWRSSPERRFAHRSAALPWTQGTASNVHKDGPGAFLLDLHNFPDLSKADINGQNPNIQVTIEVVDGLEAHEPEKGHRKESKPNWASTNWRNWWPRTSSTSSSTTHQAAEHDRSYGDNGEDSNFLRPPVDWDRRGGTGERGKPQMEYDYMDGEGDWSNWSLCSVTCGNGNQKRTRSCGYACTATESRTCDMPNCPGIEDAFKTAATEVSLLAGTDDFNATELFGVDTDSCERWMNCKSDFLKKYMSKVANDLPSCPCSYPTEVAYSTANVHDAASRRNFRWKDASGPKEKLEIYKPTARYCIRSMLTLESTTLAAQHCCYDDGMKLITRGKGAGTPNLISTEFSADLHYKVDILPWIICKGDWSRYNQARPPNNGQKCRHNPQEDDYYKQFEEATEF
- the ism1 gene encoding isthmin-1 isoform X3 — translated: MMSSLFNPVVARQSAWRHHTPDTLFHVHRSCCSFRPQQNIIHAKSSSSGQLTPEGSWRSSPERRFAHRSAALPWTQGTASNVHKDGPGAFLLDLHNFPDLSKADINGQNPNIQVTIEVVDGLEAHEPEKGHRKESKPNWASTNWRNWWPRTSSTSSSTTHQAAEHDRSYGDNGEDSNFLRPPVDWDRRGGTGERGKPQMEYDYMDGEGDWSNWSLCSVTCGNGNQKRTRSCGYACTATESRTCDMPNCPGIEDAFKTAATEVSLLAGTDDFNATELFGVDTDSCERWMNCKSDFLKKYMSKVANDLPSCPCSYPTEVAYSTANVHDAASRRNFRWKDASGPKEKLEIYKPTARYCIRSMLTLESTTLAAQHCCYDDGMKLITRGKGAGTPNLISTEFSADLHYKVDILPWIICKGDWSRYNQARPPNNGQKCRHNPQEDDYYKQFEEATEF